A region from the Geobacillus vulcani PSS1 genome encodes:
- a CDS encoding YjcZ family sporulation protein gives MPYGFYGGWGWGGYGFGYPGYGGYGYGFVLIVVLFILLIIVGATWC, from the coding sequence ATGCCATATGGCTTTTATGGCGGCTGGGGCTGGGGCGGCTATGGCTTCGGTTATCCGGGTTACGGCGGCTACGGCTACGGCTTTGTGCTGATCGTCGTCTTGTTTATTTTGCTCATTATCGTCGGGGCAACATGGTGCTAG
- a CDS encoding YjcZ family sporulation protein: protein MGAAYGGGFALIVVLFILLIIVGCACIGGWVY from the coding sequence ATGGGTGCAGCTTACGGCGGCGGATTCGCGTTGATCGTCGTTCTGTTCATCTTGTTGATTATTGTCGGATGTGCATGTATCGGTGGTTGGGTGTACTGA
- the rarD gene encoding EamA family transporter RarD, translated as MGHWSEEKQGILYTAASYLLWGVLPLYWKLLEARPALEILAHRIVWSFVFMAILLAATGQLGAFRRELRAMRHRPAMAWGIAAAAVLISANWFVYIWAVNHHHVVETSLGYYINPLVSVALGTIVLRERLSVGQWAAVFLAAAGVAAMTAEYGSFPWVAISLALTFGLYGLVKKLATVDSSIGLTLETMAVMPLSAVYLLWVYNETPALVKTAEWWQWALLAGAGPATAVPLLYFAKGAKRVSMTTLGFLQYISPTISLLLGVFLFGEPFRKAHFYAFSCIWTALILFSAVQIKQAPGRKKWKRNSLGA; from the coding sequence GTGGGACATTGGAGCGAAGAAAAGCAGGGCATCTTGTATACGGCCGCTTCGTACTTGCTGTGGGGAGTATTGCCGCTGTACTGGAAACTTCTGGAGGCGCGCCCGGCGCTTGAGATTTTGGCGCACCGCATCGTGTGGTCGTTCGTGTTTATGGCCATCCTTTTGGCAGCGACTGGGCAGCTTGGCGCCTTCCGCCGTGAGCTTCGGGCGATGCGCCACCGGCCGGCCATGGCATGGGGGATCGCCGCTGCTGCCGTACTCATCAGCGCCAACTGGTTTGTCTACATATGGGCGGTGAATCATCATCATGTCGTTGAAACGAGCCTTGGCTATTATATCAACCCGCTTGTCAGCGTGGCGCTTGGGACGATCGTATTGCGCGAGCGGTTGAGCGTTGGGCAGTGGGCCGCTGTTTTTCTTGCCGCCGCCGGCGTGGCAGCGATGACGGCGGAATACGGATCGTTTCCGTGGGTCGCCATATCGCTCGCGTTGACATTCGGGCTTTACGGCCTAGTGAAAAAACTGGCCACCGTTGACTCGTCCATTGGCTTGACGCTTGAAACAATGGCCGTCATGCCGCTTTCAGCCGTTTACTTATTATGGGTGTACAACGAAACGCCAGCCCTCGTCAAGACGGCCGAATGGTGGCAATGGGCGCTGTTGGCTGGAGCCGGGCCAGCGACGGCCGTGCCGCTTTTGTATTTCGCCAAAGGGGCGAAGCGTGTGTCAATGACAACCCTTGGTTTTTTGCAATACATTTCGCCGACGATCAGCCTTCTCCTTGGCGTCTTTTTGTTCGGCGAGCCGTTTAGGAAAGCGCATTTTTATGCGTTTAGCTGCATCTGGACGGCGCTTATTTTGTTTTCCGCTGTTCAAATCAAGCAAGCGCCGGGGCGAAAAAAATGGAAGCGAAACTCGCTCGGAGCATAA
- a CDS encoding YjcZ family sporulation protein, producing the protein MKEVPAVSGFVNSGYTVVIVLFILLIIVGCVCVA; encoded by the coding sequence ATGAAGGAGGTGCCCGCCGTGAGCGGTTTTGTCAACAGCGGTTATACGGTCGTCATCGTCCTGTTCATTTTACTGATTATTGTTGGCTGTGTCTGTGTCGCTTGA
- the corA gene encoding magnesium/cobalt transporter CorA — translation MTIEQNFRLTVDGAYKRHAPAGGQSCWLHFTAAAKPDLERLLSSLSIHPLAQQRLMNGTDIPTFDEYEGCFFLSLFIVRPSVRTVNVRLLAGSQYMISYMDEDDPLVDHVKERLLNHRDQALYPGYVLYHFLDLAAIRFLQVIDQIADRIQTLERQVFATPFANEIGREIYRMKTHLHELRQIAEAQEETIKMIRHADLPYINQETNPYIEEVASRFSRVPAALDAFKESLSAIFDLQLSLKSDHMNVIMKTLTLVSVIFLPMTFIAGVYGMNFAFMPELKWRYGYPFALLLMATVAMLIALYFKRKGWWGETGTKEK, via the coding sequence ATGACTATCGAGCAGAACTTTCGTTTGACGGTTGACGGAGCGTACAAACGCCATGCGCCAGCGGGTGGACAGTCGTGCTGGCTTCATTTCACCGCCGCCGCCAAGCCGGATTTGGAGCGCCTTCTTTCTTCGCTGTCCATTCACCCTCTCGCCCAACAGCGGCTGATGAATGGCACAGACATTCCCACGTTTGATGAGTACGAAGGATGTTTCTTTTTATCGTTGTTTATCGTCCGTCCATCCGTCCGGACAGTGAACGTTCGTTTGCTTGCCGGCAGCCAATATATGATCAGCTATATGGATGAAGACGATCCGCTTGTTGATCATGTGAAAGAACGTTTGTTGAATCATCGCGATCAGGCGCTGTATCCCGGGTATGTGCTGTATCACTTTTTAGACTTGGCCGCCATCCGTTTTTTGCAAGTCATCGATCAGATCGCTGACCGCATTCAGACGCTTGAACGGCAAGTGTTTGCGACCCCGTTTGCCAACGAAATCGGACGTGAGATTTATCGGATGAAAACACATCTTCATGAGCTGCGCCAAATTGCCGAGGCGCAGGAGGAAACGATCAAAATGATTCGCCATGCGGATTTGCCGTATATCAACCAAGAGACGAATCCGTATATCGAGGAAGTGGCGTCGCGATTCTCTCGCGTGCCTGCCGCGCTCGACGCGTTTAAGGAATCATTGTCCGCCATTTTCGATTTGCAGCTGTCGCTCAAATCGGATCATATGAACGTGATTATGAAGACATTGACATTGGTGAGCGTCATATTTTTGCCGATGACGTTTATCGCCGGTGTATATGGCATGAACTTTGCGTTTATGCCAGAGCTGAAATGGAGATACGGCTATCCGTTTGCCTTGTTGCTCATGGCAACCGTTGCTATGCTCATCGCCCTCTATTTTAAGCGAAAAGGCTGGTGGGGAGAGACGGGGACGAAAGAAAAATAG
- a CDS encoding cation diffusion facilitator family transporter — protein MARLVKKVDRKQGAEAGALLSIFVYLLLSTGKLLAGAVFGSDAVEADGWNNLSDIIASSAVYIGMKIAKKPRDCNHPYGHSRAENISSLLAAFLMMSIGIDVITSGVRSLFGKEKAAAPDVLAAVVALASAAVMIGVYAINRWLARRTNSMALSAVAKDNLSDALVSIGAAIGIAGARLGWPWLDPLAALVIGAMIGKTAWEVFRETAHTLTDGFDEQQLAVYKDEIAAVSGVRDVADIKARMLGNDIVLEVTIRVDSHLTVAKSHEIADEVERLMRNRHNIRATHVHVEPEAVR, from the coding sequence ATGGCTAGGTTGGTGAAGAAAGTGGATAGAAAACAAGGAGCCGAGGCGGGCGCACTGCTGAGCATTTTCGTCTATCTTCTCCTTTCGACCGGCAAGCTGTTGGCTGGGGCGGTGTTTGGCTCGGATGCGGTGGAAGCGGACGGTTGGAATAATTTGAGTGATATTATCGCTTCCTCGGCAGTCTATATCGGCATGAAAATCGCTAAAAAACCGCGTGATTGCAACCACCCGTACGGACATTCGCGGGCGGAGAACATCTCTTCGCTGTTAGCCGCTTTTTTGATGATGTCCATTGGCATTGACGTGATCACAAGCGGTGTCCGCTCGCTGTTCGGCAAGGAAAAGGCAGCGGCTCCTGACGTTTTAGCGGCTGTGGTTGCGCTCGCCTCGGCGGCCGTTATGATTGGCGTTTATGCAATCAATCGCTGGCTGGCGCGGCGGACGAACAGCATGGCGCTGTCGGCCGTGGCGAAAGACAATTTATCGGATGCGCTGGTGAGCATTGGCGCCGCCATTGGCATCGCCGGCGCGCGGCTTGGATGGCCATGGCTTGATCCGCTGGCTGCGCTTGTTATCGGGGCGATGATTGGCAAGACGGCGTGGGAGGTGTTTAGGGAGACGGCGCATACGCTCACCGACGGTTTTGATGAACAGCAGCTCGCCGTTTATAAAGATGAAATCGCGGCGGTGAGCGGCGTGCGCGATGTTGCTGACATTAAAGCGCGCATGTTAGGCAACGACATTGTGCTGGAAGTGACGATCCGCGTTGACTCGCATTTGACAGTGGCCAAAAGTCATGAAATCGCTGATGAAGTCGAGCGTTTGATGCGAAACCGGCATAACATTCGGGCGACGCACGTCCATGTGGAACCGGAAGCGGTGCGCTGA
- a CDS encoding class I SAM-dependent methyltransferase, with translation MSAYLDWLADMGIDGAHPGGFELTKQILRKLKIDRSTSVLDVGCGTGQTAAYIAEQYGANVTAIDIHPTMIAKAKQRFAAKMVSVRLHRASVEALPFPAGTFDLALSESVLAFVSLPNALAEIRRVLKKDSLFVGIEACHERLTAAEQKQIAAFYGFRQLMTSAEWKEVLEQSGFRCRQFSYAAAAEAPNLGAPIVIALPPTPEMASMWQMHQQLTAQFGDRLGYCVFCCEP, from the coding sequence ATGTCTGCATATTTAGACTGGTTGGCGGACATGGGGATCGATGGCGCTCATCCAGGCGGTTTTGAGTTAACAAAACAAATCTTACGTAAACTTAAGATTGACCGTTCGACATCCGTGCTTGACGTCGGCTGCGGCACTGGACAGACAGCGGCTTATATCGCCGAACAGTACGGGGCCAACGTCACCGCCATCGACATCCACCCAACGATGATCGCCAAGGCGAAACAGCGTTTTGCCGCCAAGATGGTCTCGGTCCGTTTGCATCGCGCCTCGGTCGAAGCGCTTCCGTTTCCCGCCGGGACGTTTGACCTCGCGCTTTCTGAATCGGTGCTTGCTTTCGTTTCATTGCCAAACGCGCTCGCCGAAATCCGCCGCGTGCTCAAAAAAGACAGCTTATTCGTCGGCATTGAAGCGTGTCATGAGCGGCTGACCGCCGCCGAACAAAAGCAAATCGCCGCCTTTTACGGATTCCGTCAGCTAATGACATCAGCGGAGTGGAAAGAAGTGCTCGAACAAAGCGGCTTCCGGTGCCGCCAGTTTTCCTACGCGGCTGCGGCCGAAGCGCCAAACCTTGGGGCACCCATCGTCATCGCCCTTCCGCCGACACCAGAGATGGCGAGCATGTGGCAGATGCACCAACAGTTGACAGCTCAATTCGGCGACCGTCTTGGCTATTGCGTCTTTTGCTGCGAACCATAA
- a CDS encoding M15 family metallopeptidase, protein MKQRWQAVMLVCLLLAGCQTGESGSNGASGPSGQPPESAVHPSDHQQGKTSESPVDPDLQLEAKYWNIVEVQNGQKVIKNPENILVLVNKEQSLPPGYKPADLVVPRVPFSFADPNAEKRHMRAEAAAALEKMFAAARRDGIELVAVSAYRSYERQQVIFAEEVRQKGKEKAVQAVAHPGQSEHQTGLAVDISSRSVGCQLTESFGATKEGQWVAAHAHEYGFIIRYPKGKEAVTGYKYEPWHLRYVGRKAAAVMKKRGLTLEEYFKVVKKV, encoded by the coding sequence ATGAAACAGCGATGGCAAGCGGTGATGTTGGTGTGCCTGCTGCTCGCTGGCTGCCAAACAGGGGAGAGCGGCAGCAACGGTGCGTCCGGCCCGTCCGGCCAGCCGCCGGAAAGCGCGGTGCATCCAAGCGACCATCAACAGGGGAAAACGAGCGAGAGCCCCGTCGATCCCGATTTGCAGCTTGAGGCGAAATATTGGAACATCGTCGAGGTGCAAAACGGACAAAAAGTGATTAAAAACCCTGAAAACATTTTGGTGCTCGTCAATAAAGAACAGTCGCTCCCGCCTGGCTATAAGCCGGCGGACTTGGTCGTGCCGCGCGTGCCGTTTTCGTTTGCTGACCCGAACGCGGAAAAACGGCATATGCGGGCCGAAGCGGCCGCGGCGCTTGAGAAGATGTTTGCCGCTGCACGCCGCGATGGCATTGAGCTGGTGGCCGTGTCCGCTTATCGTTCATACGAGCGGCAGCAGGTGATTTTTGCTGAAGAGGTGCGGCAAAAAGGGAAGGAAAAAGCGGTTCAAGCGGTCGCTCACCCAGGGCAGAGCGAGCATCAGACAGGGCTGGCGGTCGATATCAGCAGCCGCTCGGTCGGCTGTCAGCTGACCGAATCGTTCGGGGCGACAAAAGAAGGGCAATGGGTAGCCGCCCATGCGCACGAGTACGGATTCATCATCCGCTACCCGAAAGGAAAAGAAGCGGTGACCGGCTACAAGTATGAGCCGTGGCATCTCCGCTATGTCGGGCGGAAGGCGGCCGCGGTGATGAAAAAGCGTGGCTTGACGCTTGAAGAATATTTCAAGGTAGTGAAAAAAGTGTGA
- the deoD gene encoding purine-nucleoside phosphorylase yields MSVHIGAKTGEIAERILLPGDPLRAKYIAETFLEGAVCYNEVRGMLGFTGTYKGERISVQGTGMGVPSISIYVNELIQSYGVKTLIRVGTCGAIQPDVRVRDVILAMSASTDSNMNRLIFRGRDYAPTADFHLLRTAYEVGVEKGLALKVGNVFTADMFYNDEPNWETWARYGVLAVEMETAALYTLAAKFGCRALSVLTVSDHILTGEETTAEERQMTFNEMIELALETAVRHSAS; encoded by the coding sequence TTGAGCGTGCATATCGGAGCGAAGACAGGCGAGATCGCGGAGCGCATTTTGCTGCCGGGTGATCCGCTGCGCGCCAAATACATTGCCGAAACGTTTCTCGAAGGAGCGGTATGCTACAATGAAGTGCGCGGCATGCTCGGGTTTACCGGGACGTATAAAGGGGAGCGCATTTCCGTGCAAGGGACCGGCATGGGTGTGCCGTCCATTTCGATTTATGTGAACGAACTGATCCAAAGCTACGGTGTAAAGACGCTCATCCGCGTCGGAACGTGCGGAGCGATTCAGCCGGATGTGCGCGTCCGCGACGTCATTTTGGCGATGAGCGCGTCGACCGATTCCAACATGAACCGGCTCATTTTTCGCGGCCGCGATTATGCGCCCACCGCTGATTTCCATCTGCTGCGGACGGCGTATGAAGTAGGTGTGGAAAAAGGGCTGGCTCTAAAAGTCGGCAATGTGTTCACCGCCGACATGTTTTACAATGATGAACCGAACTGGGAAACGTGGGCGCGCTACGGCGTACTAGCTGTCGAGATGGAAACGGCGGCGCTCTATACGCTGGCGGCGAAATTTGGCTGCCGGGCGCTGTCAGTGCTGACGGTCAGCGACCATATTCTCACCGGAGAAGAAACGACGGCTGAGGAGCGGCAAATGACGTTTAACGAGATGATCGAACTGGCGCTGGAAACCGCGGTTCGGCACAGCGCGTCGTGA